The Thermoleophilaceae bacterium DNA segment AGTCCCACAGCCGGCCTCGTGGTCGATGCCCTGGTGCGGCTCGGAGTGGCTCGCGAGGATGCGGTTCATCGGCCCCGAGCTCGGTACGCCCTGCGCCCGGTCGAGCATGTCGTCGTCGACCTCGGCCTCGAGCTTCGCGAAGTCCACGTCGGCATGGAAGCCCCCGAGGTCGCCGCCGGCAAGGGCGTGTCCCTGCGCCTTGTCGCGCCACCAGGAGGTGTTGAAGACCTGGTTGCCCAGGTCCGACACCTGCGGCAGCGGCTCGGCGAAGCGGAAGGCGGTGTTGAAGAAGGCCGTGGGCTGCGCGAGCAGGCCGGCGCCTCCGGGCGCCTCCTCGTCCGCGGCGAACGATGGCACGAGGTAACGGCCGCCATCCGCGTCCCACAGCCCGACGCCGGCGGCCAGACGGACGCTGCGCCGGCCCGGATCCCAGTCGGCGTGGGGCACGCGCACCTCCACCTGGCGGCGCTCGAGGTCCACGCTCGCGGTGGGGGAGCCGAAGGCCTCGCCCGTCCCGGCGCGGGTGAGCTCGGCGGACGCCCCGTGAACGGTGAGGAAGAGCTCCGCGGGCGCCAGTGCATTCGCGCCGTGGGGCAGCTCACGCGGCTGCGCCGAGTCCCCGATCGCGATCGTGAACGCCGTGAGCTCGGGGTCGAGCATCGTGTTGAGCGTCACCCGGAAGGCAGTGGCGTCCTCGAGCGGCTTCACCCGAAGCTCCACGAGATCGGCGGCGTTGTGCGCGTATGCCGGGTCGGACGGATAGGTGTATGTCCCGTTGGCACGCGAGAAGACGTCCTCACCGAAGCGCGGGTCGCCCGGGTCGGGGAACGTCCCATTGGCGCCGTGGTCGTCGTAGAGGTAGTCCTGGTAGAGGAACTCGCCGTCGCGGTAGGCGCTCGTGCCCGACACCAGGATCGGCGTGGCCTCCCAGACCCCTGCGTTGGTGAGCTGCGGCGCGGTGGCGGGCGGCTCGTACAGGATCGGCGGCCCGGGTCGCGGGGCGGGACCGTCGTAGAGCGACGCGCCGTGGGCCGGCGCGGCGGCGAACGCGCAGCCGAGCACCCCGATCACAGCGGTGACACGCATCCCTGCCATCTCCCGGCACGCACCCTACCCTTGTCCGCGCTCGCCCATGCCCGCACCTGCACGCAACATCCGCAACTTCTCCATCATCGCCCACATCGATCACGGGAAGTCCACGCTGGCCGACCGCATACTCGAGCGCACCGGCGCCGTGGACGCCCGCAGCCACCGGCCGCAGGTGCTCGACACGATGGACCTCGAGCGCGAGCGCGGCATCACGATCAAGGCGCAGGCGGTGCGGGTGGAGTACACCGCCCGCGACGGGGAGACGTACCGCCTGCATCTCATCGACACGCCGGGCCACGTGGACTTCACCTATGAGGTCTCCCGCTCGCTGGCCGCCTGCGACGGCGCGCTGCTGCTCGTGGACGCCTCGCAGGGCGTCGAGGCCCAGACCGTGGCCAACACCTACCTCGCGGTGGACGCCGGGCTCGAGCTTATCCCGGCGCTCAACAAGATCGACCTTCCGGGCGCCGAGCCCGACCGCGTGGCGGGCGAGCTGTCCGAGCTGCTGGGTGAGCCGGCCGACGACGTCATCCGCATGTCGGCCAAGACCGGCGCCGGGGTGGAGGACCTGCTCGAGGCGATCGTGGGCAAGGTGCCGCCGCCCGAGGGCGACACGAGCGCGCCCCCGCGCGCGCTGATCTTCGACTCCGAGTTCGACCAGTACCGCGGCGTCGTGGCCTACGTGCGCGTGGTGGACGGCCGGTTCTCGAAGGGCGACGCGATCGTCGCCATGCAGAACGGCACCGAGGCCGACATCGACGACATCGGCTTCTTCAGCCCCGAGATGACTCCCGTGGCCGGCCTGAGCGCCGGCGAGGTGGGCTACGTGATCACGGGCATCAAGGACGTCTCGCTGCTGCGCGTGGGAGACACCCTCACCACGCGCGCCACACCCGCCACCGAGCCGCTGCCCGGCTACCGCGAGGTCAAGCCCATGGTCTTCTGCGGGCTCTTCCCCGTGGACACCGACCAGTTCCCCGAGCTGCGCGACGCGCTCGAGCGGCTGGAGCTCAACGACGCCGCGCTCACGTACGAGCCCGAGTCCTCGCAGGCACTGGGCTTCGGCTTCCGCTGCGGGTTCCTCGGCCTCCTCCACATGGACATCGTGCGGGAGCGCCTCGAGCGCGAGTACGGGCTCGAGCTGCTGGCCACCACTCCCAACGTGGAGTACGAGGTCACGCTCACCGACGGCTCCGAGCGCACCGTGCACTCGCCCAACGACATGCCCGACCGCGCGCGCGTCGCCGAGATCCGCGAGCCGTTCATACGCGCGTCCATCCTGTGCCCGAAGGAGCACGTGGGCGCGGTGATGGAGCTGTGCCAGGAGCGCCGCGGACAGCACGTGGCCATGACCTACTTCTCGGAGGCGCGCGTCCAGCTGGCCTACGACCTGCCGCTGGCGGAGATCGTGCTCGACTTCTTCGACCAGCTCAAGTCCAAGACCAAGGGCTACGCGTCGCTCGACTACGAGCTGGTGGGGATGCGCGAGTCCGAGCTCGTGAAGCTCGACATCCTGCTGGCCGGCGACCAGGTGGACGCGCTCTCGATGATCGTCCACAAGGACAAGGCCTATCCCGCCGGCCGCGCGCTGGCCGAGCGGCTGCGCAAGCAGATCCCCCGCCAGCAGTTCGAGGTCGCCATCCAGGCCTCGATCGGCTCGAAGATCATCGCCCGCGAGTCCGTGAAGGCCGTGCGCAAGGACGTGATCGCCAAGTGCTACGGCGGCGACGTCTCGCGCAAGCGCAAGCTGCTCGAGAAGCAGAAGGAGGGCAAGAAGCGGATGAAGCAGGTCGGCCGCATCGAGGTGCCGCAGGAGGCCTTCCTGGCGGTGCTGGAGATCGGCGACGGCGACGGCAAGGCCTAGCTCTCGCCGTCGGCGGGGGCGAGGGGGGCGGTCTCGTCCGCGCCACCCCCGCCGCCGCAGCCGGCGGCGGCGAGGGACTGCGCGACGATGCTGGTGAGTGCCGAGCGCCGGATCGCCGTCAGCGCGGGCTGCGGGTGTTCACGCCCTCGGGGTTGGGCGTGCGGCGCGAGACCTCGTCGAACTCGTAGAACGCGCCCGGCGTCTTGCCCTCCTCGCCGAACCCGAAGCCGGCCATCTTCAGGTAGTCCACCGCGGTGGTGATCCGCCGGAAGCCGGCCTTCGGGAAGAACGGGTCGGTCCGGTTCTCCTCGGGCTGCGAGTACTTCATGAACGCACGGTCGTTGCCGAGCACCCCGAGCGACTGAAGCGCGAGCGCGCGGTGCACCGCCTCGGCGCCCATGAACTCGGCCGCGATGCGCGCCAGCCGCCCGTTGCCGTCGTTGGCGAACGTGGTCGTCCCGATCAGGTAGGCGTTGATGAAGATCTGGTCGCCCGCCACGAGCGTCTTGAGGAAGCCCTCCCTGCTGGCAAAGACCTCGTCCGGCACCCAGATGCGCTTGGTCAGCTCGCTGCCGCCGACCCCGCTCGAGGTGAGCACCTCGTAGTGGATGAGCTCCTCGCGCGCCGCGGCCTCCACGTTGGCCTTCGTCGTGGCGTCGAGCTGGATCCTCTCGTTGCCCACCGTGTTTACGATCGTCGCGAGCACCTCGGCGGTGGCCGCGATGTTGAGCAGTTCCTGCGGATCGACCGAGTGGCTCGCCTTCGCGATCTCGGGCAGGGCCGAGAGCAGGCCCATGCTGCCGAGCACGCCGGCGGCGCCGGCCACGAGCTGACGGCGCGTGGCCGCCGGCTTGTCCGCGTGCTCGCGGTCGATGGTCTCGTAGGCGAGGTTGACTCCGTCCGTCATGTGGTTCTCCCTTGCGGTTTGCCGTTCCGCCGGTTCTTCACGTAGCCGGGCGCCGCACGGTTCACCCACCAGCGGCAAGTTGGCGCGGGCAGCGGGGTCAGCGCAGCGACAGAAGCGGTGATCCGATTTCACCGGTGGCGCGCAGACCCCACCTGAACCCCGAAACAAGGAGCACGACATGGCTGACGAACGCTCAGCTGTCGAGGTCCCGCAGCGGAGCGCGATGCGCGACCTCGCGGAAGATCCCTCGTCGCGCAAGCGCTTTCTCAAGATGGTCGGCGGCGCCGGCGCCGTGAGCGCGTTCGGCCTCTTCCTCGCCGCCTGCGGCGACGACGAGGAGGACGATGCGGCGCGGACCGGCACCCAGACCCAGCAGGAGGGCGGCGGCGATCTGGAGATCGTCAACTACGCCCTGACGCTGGAGTACC contains these protein-coding regions:
- the lepA gene encoding translation elongation factor 4 is translated as MPAPARNIRNFSIIAHIDHGKSTLADRILERTGAVDARSHRPQVLDTMDLERERGITIKAQAVRVEYTARDGETYRLHLIDTPGHVDFTYEVSRSLAACDGALLLVDASQGVEAQTVANTYLAVDAGLELIPALNKIDLPGAEPDRVAGELSELLGEPADDVIRMSAKTGAGVEDLLEAIVGKVPPPEGDTSAPPRALIFDSEFDQYRGVVAYVRVVDGRFSKGDAIVAMQNGTEADIDDIGFFSPEMTPVAGLSAGEVGYVITGIKDVSLLRVGDTLTTRATPATEPLPGYREVKPMVFCGLFPVDTDQFPELRDALERLELNDAALTYEPESSQALGFGFRCGFLGLLHMDIVRERLEREYGLELLATTPNVEYEVTLTDGSERTVHSPNDMPDRARVAEIREPFIRASILCPKEHVGAVMELCQERRGQHVAMTYFSEARVQLAYDLPLAEIVLDFFDQLKSKTKGYASLDYELVGMRESELVKLDILLAGDQVDALSMIVHKDKAYPAGRALAERLRKQIPRQQFEVAIQASIGSKIIARESVKAVRKDVIAKCYGGDVSRKRKLLEKQKEGKKRMKQVGRIEVPQEAFLAVLEIGDGDGKA